The Macaca fascicularis isolate 582-1 chromosome 11, T2T-MFA8v1.1 genome includes a region encoding these proteins:
- the LOC102121355 gene encoding LOW QUALITY PROTEIN: keratin, type II cytoskeletal 2 oral-like (The sequence of the model RefSeq protein was modified relative to this genomic sequence to represent the inferred CDS: substituted 1 base at 1 genomic stop codon), which yields MCGDLFVTLGYEDEINKYTAAENDFVVLKKDVDAAHMTKVELEAKVERMTGXINFLTALYDAELSQMQSDTSNMSVVLSMDNHHCLDLGNIIAKVRTQYDEIAQRSKAEAKALLCIYVRFWFDHTEVLKPLGELQTMASRHGDDLRNTKSEIMELNRMIQRLWVEIESIEKQNAKLQMTIAEAEQCREVALKDANARLQDIKYGLQQAKEDLALLLCTYQVLMNVKLALNVETTTYWTLLEDKECRVSGRYQSSVSLEIGAAAAPWEEEPELGPAEVAWAAVAGTWAGAPRGGEASLVPVLLRRQPGWRRRQQQRGQHLTKLLPEPAVPPQILNPAPEASLDQPPSPSGGPRSELPRTPAGPLPSAASDLCPGAPHSQTAGIAATRKLPGWMNESTESRQIQEYLDRTEVWCWVWGMRVGEVKAL from the exons ATGTGTGGAGATCTCTTTGTGACCCTGGG GTATGAAGATGAGATTAACAAGTACACAGCTGCAGAGAATGACTTTGTGGTCCTGAAGAAG GACGTCGATGCTGCCCACATGACCAAAGTGGagctggaggccaaggtggagagGATGACAGGTTAGATCAACTTCCTGACAGCCCTCTATGATGC GGAGCTGTCCCAGATGCAGTCAGACACCAGCAACATGTCTGTGGTTCTTTCCATGGACAACCACCACTGCCTGGACCTGGGCAACATCATTGCCAAGGTCCGCACCCAGTACGATGAGATTGCCCAGAGGAGCAAGGCTGAGGCCAAGGCATT GCTCTGCATCTACGTGCGCTTCTGGTTTGATCACACCGAGGTGTTGAAGCCA CTCGGGGAGCTTCAGACCATGGCCAGCAGGCATGGGGATGACCTGAGGAACACCAAGAGTGAGATCATGGAGCTCAACAGGATGATCCAAAGGCTGTGGGTGGAGATTGAGAGCATCGAGAAGC AGAACGCCAAGTTGCAGATGACCATCGCTGAGGCAGAGCAGTGCCGGGAGGTGGCCCTTAAGGACGCTAATGCCAGGCTTCAGGATATCAAGTATGGACTGCAGCAGGCCAAAGAGGACCTGGCCTTGCTGCTTTGCACGTACCAGGTGCTGATGAATGTCAAGCTGGCCCTGAACGTGGAGACCACCACCTACTGGACCCTCCTGGAGGACAAGGAGTGCAG GGTGTCTGGGAGGTACCAGAGTTCGGTGAGCCTCG AGATAGGTGCGGCGGCTGCGCCCTGGGAGGAGGAGCCGGAGCTGGGGCCCGCGGAGGTAGCGTGGGCCGCAGTGGCTGGGACTTGGGCGGGAGCTCCGCGGGGCGGTGAGGCTTCTCTGGTTCCGGTACTTCTGCGCCGCCAGccggggtggcggcggcggcagcagcagcgcGGCCAGCATCTCACAAAACTCCTCCCAGAGCCGGCGGTCCCGCCACAAATTCTGAACCCGGCGCCAGAGGCGTCCTTGGACCAGCCTCCTTCGCCCTCCGGCGGGCCCCGCTCTGAGCTCCCCCGCACCCCCGCGGGGCCCCTTCCCTCCGCTGCTTCTGACCTGTGCCCCGGAGCCCCGCATTCCCAGACGGCTGGCATCGCAGCAACCCGAAAGTTGCCGGGATGGATGA ATGAGAGTACAGAATCCAGGCAGATCCAGGAATACTTGGATAGAACAGAGGTTTGGTGCTGGGTATGGGGCATGCGAGTGGGAGAAGTAAAAG ccctgtga